The Anaeromyxobacter sp. Fw109-5 genomic interval ACGCAAGAACTCGACGAGCCGCCCGAGGGCCTCGATCCGCTTCCACTTGTCGCGCGCAGCGATGCGGGGATTGAGCTTGCGCCGCGGCTCGCCCGGCGCCGGGCGGCCGGAGGGATTCTGCGCCAGCACGCGCCTCACCCCGAGCGGCGCAAGGCCTCGCGTCCGCAACGCGTTCGCGGCCTGTTCCTCGCGCTCTGCGACTGCGGCAGCGAGCCGTTCCCTGAAATCCGCCGCCGAGGCGAACCCGGGCGGCGCGGACAGCTCGAGCTCAAGCTTCTCCGGCATGCGGCCCGTGGGCCTGAAGAAGATCGAGGGCCGCTTCGCCACGAGCGCCGGACCGCCGATCCCGGCGGGATCCGACCAGAGCCCCGGCCACTCCCGCCCCCGTCGCACGAGCCCGGCCGCGACGGGATTCACGAGCACGTACGCCGCCTTGTCGAGCACGTCCTCCGGGCTGACGAGCGCGACCGCGCTGTAGCTGCTCGGCGCCCAGAACGCCTCCCACCGTCCCAACGAGGCGTTCAGCGCGCGGGCGACGAGAGAGTCGAGGTACTGCTCGAAGGCGGGCAGCTGCGCGTCGGGATCCGTGACCACGAGATGAAAATGGTTGGAGAGCACGCAGAATGCGTGGACCAGCACGCCGAAGCGCTCGGCGGCCACCGCCAGGACGTAGAGGAAGACCTCGTTCACGACCGCCGACGGCCGGAGCAGGAACTGCCTCTGCGCGCAGCGACGCGTGACGAGATAGGTGGTTCCCGGAAGAACCTGACGAGGCGCGGTCACTCCTGCCCGCCTCGCAGGAGGCGTGCCACCGAGATTCACCGTGCTTCCGCGCCCGCCACTCGGCGAGAGGTCCGCGGACCAGACGGCCGTCCGCGGAAATTACTCTGGGTCGGGGCCTTGAAATTACTCTGGGTCGGGGCCTTCCGCCCGCCACTCGGCGAGAGGTCCGCGGACCAGACGGCCGTCCGCGGAAATTACTCTGGGTCGGGGCCTTTGGGGCCTAGGGTCGGGGCCTTCCGGAAATTACTCTGGGTCGGGGCCTTGGCCTTGGGCCTTCAGATCGCGCGAAGCAGCGAACGGGCGCTCGCGCCCACCAGTCCGAGACCTGAAGTAGTACACCCAGGGCGAACACCGGATGACTCGCTGCACAAACCGCCCGTCGGTCGCAACCCGGTATTGCGCGCTCTCAAGCACATCACCCCTCTTCGAACGCGCCGCTTTCAAAATGGCTGAGTACGAGACCGCATCGGGCGACAGCATCATCTCGGAGGGAGGCAAGCCTTCCCTCCCCTCGTCTCCCTCGACTTCAAGGAAGAGAGCTCTTCGCGCGGCGCTCACGTCCGGCGCCCACATCAAAGCCGAGGCCAGTCGCGCGCCAGCAACCTGCGCAGACTTGCTGCGAACCGCGATTATGAAACCGTCGGCTCGGCACTGGAAGAGCGTCAGCGCGACATGATGCGGCGCGAACCGTAAGTCATCGACGGCGGTGCCGGCGGGAATCCCGACCAACTCGTCCCATCCTACTTCGGCGGCCACTTGAAGATCTCCCCCGTCACTCGGTTGTTCTCCAATGCATCTTTGGCGGCGGCCCGCAGAGCCTCATCTGGAAGCGCCTCGACGGCCTTCCTAACCTCCGGCATCCATGCCTTCAGCTTCTTGGGCGGCAACGACTTCGGGTATCCCTTTCCGCTCGAACGATACTTCGCATCCCAGACAACGATGGACTCCGACTTCGGGTCATACGTGATGAAGTCCGGGCCCTTCTCGGAAACCTTGCCCGGTCCCTGGATGGGCTCATGGCCGCCCTTGAGCGCGGCATTCCAGCCCTTCTCTTCCGCTATCGCGCCGTTCACATGGCGCGGGTTGCCACCAGAGATCCTCGTGGGTCCCCCAGCCCTCGCCTCCATGTTCTTGGGGAATCGCTCGGCCGCAGACAACCCCTCCGCTCCGGCCGCAACCGTCCTGCCGTCCGCGGTCACACCCGCCAGCGCCGGCTTCGGCATCGGGCGAATGTTCTTCAGCCCGCGCCACACGCCAACGCCGGCCTCGCCGAGCGTCATGACCGTGGTGGCTGCGCCGACACCGAACTCGCACGCTCCCGCCGTGCTCTGCATGCTCGCGGGCAGGCCGCTCACGTCGCCGACCGGCAGGACTCCGTTCCCACCGCCCAGGGCGCAACCCATCACGTGAGCGCGCGCCGGTGTCGCCGTCCAGAACTCCCTCGTGTTCTTGGCAACGTCGCTGTTGTAGACGGCGTCGGAAACCGGCCGGGCGTTGCACTTCACGTAACCGGCGAGCCACTGGGGTGAGTGGCTGGAGGCGTTGAACGCTGCGCCGTCGATGTTCCTCCAGTCATCGACTTCACCAGCGGCGCAACCCTGCAGCCAGTTGCCCGCGTCCGCGTTCTGATCGTTGAGCACCGCTTGATACTTCATGTCCTGCTGTGCTCTCGCCGATGTCGATTCTGGTTGCCCAACATCCAACCCGAGCGGGTCCACATACAGCAGCGGGTTCCCCGCCGCGTAGACGAACGTCGCGAGACGTCCGGGTTGCATGAGCCGCTCGTCGCTCGCCTCGAGCGGATCCTCCGACAGGAACCTCCCGACGCTCGGGTCGTACCACCGCTGCTGCGCGTAGCTCAGTCCGACGTCCGCGTCCCAGTGCTGCCCCGCATACGCGAGGCTCGCCTCGGCGGCGCCAGGCGCACCCAGGCCGCGGAACCCGCCCCACGCGTCGTAACGGTACAGCGAGGACGACCCGTCGCTCCGCACCCGCCCGACGATGGTGTCGAGCCCGTCGTGCATGAGCCGCTCGCTGCCGGCCGGCGTCCCGCCCGCTCCGTAAGCGCTCACCCCGACGACGAGCCCGCCCATCCGCTCGTACACGAGGCGCGTGCCGCTCGGCGCCACCTCCTCCACGAGGTCGTCCGCGCCCCACAGGTAACGGCTGTCACCGGTCGGACCGCTCTTCTCGATCCGGCGTCCGGCGAAGTCGTAACGGTACGTGAACGTGTCGACCGTGCCGCCTCCGCCAGCCACGGCCGGGCCGAGCTTGGCCTCGGCGAGCCTCCCGGCGGCGTCCCAGGTGAGCTCCTTCTTGCTCGTGCCACGCGTCTCGACCTTCACGCGTCCGGCGAGGTCCACCGTGTACGCGACCACCGCGACGCCCTGCTCGTCCGTGATGGACTCGAGCCCGCCCCGAGCGTCGTACCCGTACGTCTGCACCGCGCCCGTCGCCACGCCCCACCCGTCCGGGCCCAGGTCGCCCGAGAACGGCGTGACGTGCTTCTCCGCCAGGCGGCTGCCGTCCCCGCCCAGCTGGTACAGCTTCGCCGTGCCGTCCGCGTAGGCGACGCCGGTCAGCCGGTCCGCCCGGTCGTACCCGTACGACGTCAGCTCCGGCACCGTGACCGTCTCGCCCGTGTACTCCTCGCTCGTGCGGTTCCCGCGCTCGTCGTAGCCGTAGCGATACCGCACCAGCGGGGACTCGGAGAGCTCGCAGCTCTCTCCGGCGGCGACGTTCGACACCAGCGTCACGCGTCCGCGATCGTCGTAGCGGCGGCACTCGTGCAGCACGCCGTCCGCGACGTCCAGGAGGCGATCGCCTCCGGCCTCCCAGGTGAGCGTCGTCGACCTCGCGCCGGAGGCGATCGTCTGGAGACGGTCGAACGCCGGGTCGTAGCCGTAGTCGATCGTCCCGGCGGGCGACGTCATGGAGTCGAGCTGGCCGCTCGCGGTCCGCGCGTAAGAGAGTCGAGCACGTCCTCCGGGCTGACGAGCGCGACCGCGCTGTAGCTGCTCGGCGCCCAGAACGCCTCCCACCGTCCCAACGAGGCGTTCAGCGCGCGGGCGACGAGAGAGTCGAGGTACTGCTCGAAGGCGGGCAGCTGCGCGTCGGGATCCGTGACCACGAGATGAAAATGGTTGGAGAGCACGCAGAACGCGTGGACCAGCACGCCGAAGCGCTCGGCGGCGACTGCCAGGACGTAGAGGAAGACCTCGTTCACGACCGCCGACGGCCGGAGCAGGAACTGCCTCTGCGCGCAGCGACGCGTGACGAGATAGGTGGTTCCCGGAAGAACCTGACGAGGCGCGGTCACTCCTGCCCACCTCGCAGGAGGCGTGCCACCGAGATTCACCGTGCTTCCGCGCCCGCCACTCGGCGAGAGGTCCGCGGACCAGACGGCCGTCCGCGGAAATTACTCTGGGTCGGGGCCTCGGAAATTACTCTGGGTCGGGGCCTCGGCCTTTGCGTTGAAGGTCGTAAGCGGCAGGAGCCTTCACGCTGCGCGTGAGCCGCCAACCTCTATCGAGCAACCCACCTGCTTCACGTCCCACGAAGCACGACTTCACTCGTGCGCAGTTTGCGCGGACTGCACGCTCTAGAGAACGGTAGAGGTTCACGGACTGGGCCTCCGCCGAGATGGTCGAAGCCTCCCCGGAGATCATCACGCCTTCCGAATGAATACCGCCCGGCCTCAGCAGAATAGAGCCGGGGTTTGCCATTTGGTCAACCGCATACCTGACCTCCCCGGAGTATTGCGGTATGGCGCGCACCACGATCTCGGTTCCGGCGGGCGCGACGAGATACGCGCGCTCGCGTTGCGCGTCGCCATGAACCGCGACACCCGCCCCTGGGTCTTCGGCCAGACTGTGGACGTCCTCTATCATTGGTTGTTTGTGCGACCCAGCCACGACGTAGTGAACCCGCTGCCTTGACTCAAACTCCTTTAACACATGCAGTAGGTCCTGCCGCGTTAGGAAGAAGAGGATCTGAGTTGCCATCTCATTCCTCCGCAGGTGGCGCGACTCGCTTCAGGGAAACGGGCGCCGGCGCCGATTTCGCCTTCGGAATAAGGAGCAGGTGATCTCCAGGCGTTTGTGCACGTATGCGAGCAGCATTTGCGGACTCACGCTTATCGGGCGTAACGCCATCCGCAAGAGTGTCAACAGTGTTGATCCGCAATGTCCGGCCGTTCTTCTGCGCTGTCACGTCCACCCAGGAGGAGCCCTTTCTCGAAAAGCCCGGACCGGGGAGGTATTCCTCCTTCCCACGCCCGCCACCGCCTGTCACGTCCCAGCCTCGCATTTCGAGTTCAGTGGCGATGTCCGCGTTCTGCTGTCGAGTTCTAGCGGAGCCGAGCCGCCCCGCGCCACCGGTGGTCGACCTGCCTCCCGCCAGGTTGATACGCGGTGACGGAACGGGCAGGTTCGGCGGCTTGATCAAACCGGTGGAACCACTTCCCGGCCTCAAGGCTGCCGCGGCGTACGCCGTGCTCTCGACGTGCCCGACCGTCGCCGTCACGTTGTACTTCGTCTCTTCGCTCACGCCCACCGCGTCCGAGATCGCGTAGGCAGTTGAAGCCGCCGGACCCGCAGTGACGGCGGCCAGAATCTGACCGTTCCTCGCACGCTGTGCTTGGACAGCGTCGACCCTGCTTGCCGGCACGACGAGCGGACCGCGGCTCATGTCCTGCGCGCCGGACGGAAGACTGATCGAGACGGGCCCCTCGCCATACTCAGCAGCGACGTCGATCGCGATGACGTCCTCACCGTCCGCAGCCTGGTCGATACCCCGTCGGTACGCGTTGATGTTCCGAGCGAGGACCTTGGCACCCTGACTGTTACCATCGGAGTCGAACACGTCCCCGACCTTCTGGTACCAGGGCAGCTTGTCCCACGCGGCCTTGCGCCTGAGGTACTCCGCGTACCACTCGGCGTCTCGCGCCTTCTCTGCCTCCGTCATCGCGCGCTCGCCGAGCGGATCGATGAACGCGAGCGGGTTCCCATTCGCGTACGCCCAGGCATGCAGCGAAACCGGGTTCGTCGGATCCCCGAACACCGGATCCTCCGACAGGAACCTCCCGACGCTCGGGTCGTACCACCGCTGCTGCGCGTAGCTCAGTCCGACGTCAGCGTCCCAGTGCTGCCCCGCGTATGCGAGGCTGGCCTCGGCGGCGCCAGGCGCACCCAGGCCGCGGAACCCGCCCCACGCGTCGTAACGGTACAGCGAGGACGACCCGTCGCTCCGCACCCGCCCGACGATGGTGTCGAGCCCGTCGTGCATGAGCCGCTCGCTGCCGGCCGGCGTCCCGCCCGCTCCGTAAGCGCTCACCCCGACGACGAGCCCGCCCATCCGCTCGTACACGAGGCGCGTGCCGCTCGGCGCCACCTCCTCCACGAGGTCGTCCGCGCCCCACAGGTAACGGCTGTCACCGCCCGGACCGCTCTTCTCGATCCGGCGTCCGGCGAAGTCGTAACGGTACGTGAACGTGTCGACCGTGCCGCCTCCGCCAGCCACGGCCGGGCCGAGCTTGGCCTCGGCGAGCCTGCCGGCGGCGTCCCAGGTGAGCTCCTTCCTGCTCGTGCCACGCGTCTCGACCTTCACGCGTCCGGCGAGGTCCACCGTGTACGAGACCACCGCGACGCCCTGCTCGTCCGTGATGGACTCGAGCCCGCCCCGAGCGTCGTACGCGTACGTCTGCACCGCGCCCGTCGCCACCCCCCACCCGTCCGGGCCCAGATCGCCCGAGAACGGCGTGACGTGCTTCTCCGCCAGGCGGCTGCCGTCCCCGCCCAGCTGGTACAGCTTCGCCGTGCCGTCCGCGTAGGCGACGCCGGTCAGCCGGTCCGCCCGGTCGTACCCGTACGACGTCAGCTCCGGCACCGTGACCGTCTCGCCCGTGTACTCCTCGCTCGTGCGGTTCCCGCGCTCGTCGTAGCCGTACCGGTACCGCGCGAGCGGCGACTCGGAGAGCTCGCAGCTCTCTCCGGCGGCCACGTTCGAGACCAGCGTCACGCGTCCGCGATCGTCGTAGCGGCGGCACTCGTGCAGCACACCGTCCGCGACGTCCAGGAGGCGATCGCCTCCGGCCTCCCAGGTGAGCGTCGTCGACCTCGAGCCGGAGGCGATCGTCTGGAGACGGTCGAACGCCGGGTCGTAGCCGTAGTCGATCGTCCCGGCGGGCGACGTCACGGAGTCGAGCTGGCCGCTCGCGGTCCGCGCGTAAGAGAGTCGAGCACGTCCTCCGGGCTGACGAGCGCGACCGCGCTGTAGCTGCTCGGCGCCCAGAACGCCTCCCACCGTCCCAACGAGGCGTTCAGCGCGCGGGCGACGAGAGAGTCGAGGTACTGCTCGAAGGCGGGCAGCTGCGCGTCGGGATCCGTGACCACGAGATGAAAATGGTTGGAGAGCACGCAGAACGCGTGGACCAGCACGCCGAAGCGCTCGGCGGCCACCGCCAGGACGTAGAGGAAGACCTCGTTCACGACCGCCGACGGCCGGAGCAGGAACTGCCGCTGCGCGCAGCGACGCGTGA includes:
- a CDS encoding RHS repeat-associated core domain-containing protein, giving the protein MTLVSNVAAGESCELSESPLARYRYGYDERGNRTSEEYTGETVTVPELTSYGYDRADRLTGVAYADGTAKLYQLGGDGSRLAEKHVTPFSGDLGPDGWGVATGAVQTYAYDARGGLESITDEQGVAVVSYTVDLAGRVKVETRGTSRKELTWDAAGRLAEAKLGPAVAGGGGTVDTFTYRYDFAGRRIEKSGPGGDSRYLWGADDLVEEVAPSGTRLVYERMGGLVVGVSAYGAGGTPAGSERLMHDGLDTIVGRVRSDGSSSLYRYDAWGGFRGLGAPGAAEASLAYAGQHWDADVGLSYAQQRWYDPSVGRFLSEDPVFGDPTNPVSLHAWAYANGNPLAFIDPLGERAMTEAEKARDAEWYAEYLRRKAAWDKLPWYQKVGDVFDSDGNSQGAKVLARNINAYRRGIDQAADGEDVIAIDVAAEYGEGPVSISLPSGAQDMSRGPLVVPASRVDAVQAQRARNGQILAAVTAGPAASTAYAISDAVGVSEETKYNVTATVGHVESTAYAAAALRPGSGSTGLIKPPNLPVPSPRINLAGGRSTTGGAGRLGSARTRQQNADIATELEMRGWDVTGGGGRGKEEYLPGPGFSRKGSSWVDVTAQKNGRTLRINTVDTLADGVTPDKRESANAARIRAQTPGDHLLLIPKAKSAPAPVSLKRVAPPAEE
- a CDS encoding RHS repeat domain-containing protein; protein product: MTSPAGTIDYGYDPAFDRLQTIASGARSTTLTWEAGGDRLLDVADGVLHECRRYDDRGRVTLVSNVAAGESCELSESPLVRYRYGYDERGNRTSEEYTGETVTVPELTSYGYDRADRLTGVAYADGTAKLYQLGGDGSRLAEKHVTPFSGDLGPDGWGVATGAVQTYGYDARGGLESITDEQGVAVVAYTVDLAGRVKVETRGTSKKELTWDAAGRLAEAKLGPAVAGGGGTVDTFTYRYDFAGRRIEKSGPTGDSRYLWGADDLVEEVAPSGTRLVYERMGGLVVGVSAYGAGGTPAGSERLMHDGLDTIVGRVRSDGSSSLYRYDAWGGFRGLGAPGAAEASLAYAGQHWDADVGLSYAQQRWYDPSVGRFLSEDPLEASDERLMQPGRLATFVYAAGNPLLYVDPLGLDVGQPESTSARAQQDMKYQAVLNDQNADAGNWLQGCAAGEVDDWRNIDGAAFNASSHSPQWLAGYVKCNARPVSDAVYNSDVAKNTREFWTATPARAHVMGCALGGGNGVLPVGDVSGLPASMQSTAGACEFGVGAATTVMTLGEAGVGVWRGLKNIRPMPKPALAGVTADGRTVAAGAEGLSAAERFPKNMEARAGGPTRISGGNPRHVNGAIAEEKGWNAALKGGHEPIQGPGKVSEKGPDFITYDPKSESIVVWDAKYRSSGKGYPKSLPPKKLKAWMPEVRKAVEALPDEALRAAAKDALENNRVTGEIFKWPPK
- a CDS encoding transposase, translated to MTAPRQVLPGTTYLVTRRCAQRQFLLRPSAVVNEVFLYVLAVAAERFGVLVHAFCVLSNHFHLVVTDPDAQLPAFEQYLDSLVARALNASLGRWEAFWAPSSYSAVALVSPEDVLDKAAYVLVNPVAAGLVRRGREWPGLWSDPAGIGGPALVAKRPSIFFRPTGRMPEKLELELSAPPGFASAADFRERLAAAVAEREEQAANALRTRGLAPLGVRRVLAQNPSGRPAPGEPRRKLNPRIAARDKWKRIEALGRLVEFLRAYRAAWRLFRAGVRDVLFPPGTYWLRVAHGARCNLR